AGCGATATTCACTGGGCCAAGAGCACCCCCTCGAGTAAAAGCTTCCACGGCCGGTTGACCAAAATGAGGATCCCAAATTGCATGAGCAATAGGTCTTACATGTAAAGGGTCCTGTACCCACAACTCAAAATTTCCTTGCCAAGCTACATGAAACAGATTTCCGAAAGTCCACAGAAAAATTATTGCTAATTGATCGAAGTGAGAAGTAAAAATATTCTGATAAAGACGTTCCTCAGTAATATCATCATGACTCTCGAAGTCACGTGCGGTAGCAATACCAAACCAAATACGATGAGTAGTGGGGTCCTGAG
Above is a genomic segment from Capsicum annuum cultivar UCD-10X-F1 unplaced genomic scaffold, UCD10Xv1.1 ctg29658, whole genome shotgun sequence containing:
- the LOC124891052 gene encoding photosystem I P700 chlorophyll a apoprotein A2-like; this translates as MALRFPRFSQSLAQDPTTHRIWFGIATARDFESHDDITEERLYQNIFTSHFDQLAIIFLWTFGNLFHVAWQGNFELWVQDPLHVRPIAHAIWDPHFGQPAVEAFTRGGALGPVNIAYSGVYQWWYTIGLRTNQDLYTDALFLLFLSAISLIAGWLHLQPK